One genomic window of Microbacterium testaceum StLB037 includes the following:
- a CDS encoding phosphoenolpyruvate carboxylase, producing the protein MRELTPTEAIDLVGRFEAGQELPEQMRADVRLLGSLLGRVLQESGSPGLYDDVERLRTATIQAYTDETPEAFERAAAIADGFSIERADEVARAFTAYFHLVNLVEEHQRVRILRERGDRPSRSGTPDTIATAFERLSSEVGEETALARLQALRFHPVFTAHPTEARRRAISTSIRRLSELLSEHDDAPDGGTESRRAERRMLEEIDTLWRTAPLRREKPSPVDEVRSVMSVFDETLYTAVPRVYRRIDDILQGEHAGSRAPIVKPFVRVGSWVGGDRDGNPFVTASVTRKAAAIASEHVLLGLERTTQRVGRGLTLDAETTPPSDALVALWHRLRAADEDAAAEIAERSPDEPHRRILLLLARKIAATRTRDADLAYRDPEHLLADLRTVQDSLVAAGAARQAYGALQRLVWQVETYGFHLTELEVRQHSAVHRKVLDELRAGGARSEQTDEVLEVFRSIAYVQERFGPRAAGRYIVSFTQSAEDLANVHELASYAMGPGETLPVLDVIPLFETFADLQAAPGILAEIVSHPSFVSRLDATGRRLEVMLGYSDSSKDVGPVAANLALYEAQAKISTWAEAEGIELTLFHGRGGALGRGGGPANSAILAQPPHSVDGRFKLTEQGEVIFARYGDADIAMRHIDQVAAAVLTASSPSIERRNRGAAEAFADVAKTMDVASRERFFALVKAPGFAPWFATVTPMEELGHLALGSRPARRGLSVESLEDLRAIPWVFSWTQARINLAGWFGLGTALDAVGDEQRLRDAYEQWPLFRTMIDNVAMSLAKADERIARRYLALGDRDDLAQLVMDEMLLTRSWVERITGGGLLGNKPVLQRAVKMRSPYVDALSLLQLRALRALRDASTESETPDAEHQRLLLLSVSGVAAGLQNTG; encoded by the coding sequence GTGCGAGAACTGACCCCGACCGAGGCCATCGACCTCGTGGGCCGCTTCGAAGCCGGCCAGGAGCTCCCCGAACAGATGCGCGCCGACGTGCGCCTGCTCGGATCGCTCCTCGGCCGCGTCCTTCAGGAGAGCGGCTCCCCCGGACTGTACGACGACGTCGAGCGGCTGCGGACGGCGACGATCCAGGCCTACACCGACGAGACGCCCGAGGCGTTCGAGCGGGCCGCGGCGATCGCCGACGGCTTCTCGATCGAGAGGGCCGACGAGGTGGCCCGGGCTTTCACGGCGTACTTCCACCTCGTCAACCTCGTCGAGGAGCACCAGCGCGTGCGCATCCTCCGCGAGCGCGGCGACCGCCCCTCGCGCAGCGGCACCCCTGACACGATCGCGACGGCGTTCGAGCGCCTCTCGAGCGAGGTCGGTGAAGAGACGGCCCTCGCGCGCCTGCAGGCCCTGCGCTTCCACCCCGTCTTCACCGCGCACCCCACCGAGGCCCGCCGCCGCGCGATCTCCACCAGCATCCGTCGACTGTCGGAGCTGCTCTCGGAGCACGACGACGCGCCCGACGGCGGCACCGAGAGCCGGCGCGCCGAGCGCCGCATGCTCGAGGAGATCGACACGCTGTGGCGCACCGCCCCCCTGCGGCGCGAGAAGCCGTCGCCGGTCGACGAGGTCCGCTCGGTCATGTCGGTGTTCGACGAGACGCTCTACACCGCGGTCCCCCGCGTGTATCGCCGCATCGACGACATCCTCCAGGGCGAGCACGCCGGCTCCCGCGCCCCGATCGTGAAGCCGTTCGTCCGCGTCGGCTCGTGGGTCGGCGGCGACCGCGACGGCAACCCCTTCGTCACGGCATCCGTCACCCGCAAGGCCGCCGCGATCGCCAGCGAGCATGTGCTCCTGGGTCTCGAGCGCACGACCCAGCGCGTGGGTCGCGGATTGACCCTGGATGCCGAGACCACCCCGCCCAGCGATGCCCTGGTCGCGCTGTGGCACCGCCTGCGCGCGGCCGACGAGGACGCGGCGGCCGAGATCGCCGAGCGCTCCCCCGACGAGCCGCACCGGCGCATCCTGCTGCTGCTCGCGCGCAAGATCGCCGCGACCCGCACGCGCGACGCCGACCTCGCCTACCGCGACCCCGAGCACCTGCTCGCCGACCTGCGCACGGTGCAGGACTCCCTCGTCGCCGCCGGCGCGGCCCGCCAGGCGTACGGCGCGCTGCAGCGGCTCGTGTGGCAGGTCGAGACGTACGGCTTCCACCTCACCGAGCTCGAGGTGCGCCAGCACTCCGCCGTGCACCGCAAGGTGCTCGACGAGCTCCGCGCGGGCGGCGCCCGCAGCGAGCAGACCGACGAGGTGCTCGAGGTCTTCCGCTCGATCGCCTACGTGCAGGAGCGTTTCGGCCCCCGCGCCGCCGGCCGCTACATCGTCTCGTTCACGCAGTCGGCCGAAGACCTCGCGAACGTCCACGAGCTCGCGTCGTACGCGATGGGCCCGGGCGAGACCCTCCCCGTCCTCGACGTGATCCCGCTGTTCGAGACCTTCGCCGACCTGCAGGCGGCCCCCGGCATCCTCGCTGAGATCGTCTCGCACCCCTCGTTCGTCAGCCGACTGGATGCCACCGGCCGCCGCCTCGAGGTCATGCTCGGCTACTCCGACTCGTCGAAGGACGTCGGCCCCGTCGCGGCCAACCTCGCGCTGTACGAGGCGCAGGCGAAGATCTCGACGTGGGCCGAGGCCGAAGGCATCGAGCTCACGCTCTTCCACGGACGCGGCGGCGCGCTCGGCCGCGGTGGCGGACCGGCGAACTCGGCGATCCTCGCGCAGCCCCCGCACTCCGTCGACGGCCGGTTCAAGCTCACCGAGCAGGGCGAGGTCATCTTCGCCCGCTACGGCGACGCCGACATCGCGATGCGCCACATCGACCAGGTCGCGGCGGCCGTGCTCACGGCATCCTCCCCCTCGATCGAGCGCCGCAACCGCGGGGCCGCCGAGGCGTTCGCCGACGTCGCGAAGACCATGGACGTCGCCTCACGCGAGCGGTTCTTCGCGCTCGTGAAAGCGCCGGGCTTCGCGCCGTGGTTCGCCACGGTCACCCCGATGGAGGAGCTCGGGCATCTCGCCCTGGGCTCGCGCCCGGCGCGTCGCGGTCTCTCGGTCGAGTCGCTCGAGGACCTCCGCGCGATCCCGTGGGTGTTCTCGTGGACGCAGGCGCGCATCAACCTCGCCGGCTGGTTCGGCCTGGGCACCGCCCTCGACGCGGTCGGCGACGAGCAGCGCCTGCGCGACGCGTACGAGCAGTGGCCGCTGTTCCGCACGATGATCGACAACGTCGCGATGAGCCTCGCGAAGGCCGACGAGCGCATCGCCCGCCGCTACCTGGCGCTCGGCGACCGCGACGACCTCGCTCAGCTCGTGATGGACGAGATGCTGCTCACCCGCTCGTGGGTCGAGCGGATCACTGGCGGCGGCCTGCTCGGCAACAAGCCCGTGCTGCAGCGCGCGGTGAAGATGCGCAGCCCCTACGTCGACGCCCTCTCTCTCCTGCAGCTGCGGGCGCTCCGCGCGTTGCGCGACGCGTCCACCGAGTCCGAGACCCCGGATGCCGAGCACCAGCGCTTGCTGCTGCTGTCGGTGAGCGGTGTGGCGGCGGGTCTGCAGAACACCGGCTGA
- a CDS encoding MazG nucleotide pyrophosphohydrolase domain-containing protein yields the protein MRTVRERCAWTQTIDHRDLVPYLVEESAEVIDAVEAGTRADLREELGDLLWQVLFHAEIAAGDPDDPFDIDDVARGLTEKMVRRHPHVFADAVASTPDEVLVHWNAAKAAEKHDRTSVLDGVSDHMPSLALAQKVVGKAAQVGVSAPHHRLADPASEAELGDALLALVQLGRERGWDAERALRERLRTLRAEVRAAEAGAETASD from the coding sequence ATGCGAACGGTCCGGGAGCGCTGCGCCTGGACGCAGACCATCGACCACCGCGACCTCGTCCCCTACCTCGTGGAGGAGAGCGCCGAGGTCATCGACGCGGTCGAGGCGGGCACGCGCGCCGACCTGCGCGAGGAGCTCGGCGACCTGCTCTGGCAGGTGCTCTTCCACGCCGAGATCGCTGCGGGTGACCCCGATGACCCCTTCGACATCGACGATGTCGCGCGAGGCTTGACCGAGAAGATGGTGCGGCGGCATCCGCACGTGTTCGCGGACGCCGTGGCATCCACGCCCGACGAGGTCCTCGTGCACTGGAACGCGGCGAAAGCCGCCGAGAAGCACGACCGCACGAGCGTGTTGGACGGCGTCAGCGACCACATGCCGTCGCTCGCCCTGGCGCAGAAGGTGGTCGGCAAGGCGGCGCAGGTCGGGGTCTCGGCTCCGCACCACCGGCTCGCCGACCCCGCCTCCGAGGCCGAGCTGGGCGATGCCCTGCTGGCGCTGGTGCAGCTCGGCCGTGAGCGCGGATGGGATGCCGAGCGCGCCCTGCGCGAGCGCCTGCGGACCCTGCGCGCGGAGGTGCGGGCGGCGGAGGCGGGCGCCGAAACCGCATCCGATTGA
- the hisS gene encoding histidine--tRNA ligase: protein MRDFLPADKARRERVLAVIRERYRAHGFDEIETPVMEDYDRLHAGIGGDNEKLSFSILKRGMDAEAIRAAADDPAALADLGLRYDLTVPLARFYATNRAQLPAVFRSIQMAPVWRAERPQKGRYRQFLQCDIDIIGDASARAEAELMIASLDVLDELGLEGGSIRVNDRRVLDAMLDVFGFVPDDRPGVLITIDKLDKVGSSGVVAELRDRGAAAEAVDALAAYLDRPAAPPSFDDAGIRAALPAGIPDEVITHLVTLGETVAAARGADAPLVFDPFLVRGMGYYTGTIFELAHPSVDYSLGGGGRYDGMIGRFLGQQVPAVGFSIGFERIVDLLPDTDAAGDRSVVLVHDRDVPLAQLLALKTHLVAGGARVRVEQRPKNMKALLERSAADGYSSFAPVGVDTTVESLELRPLS from the coding sequence ATGCGCGACTTCCTCCCCGCTGACAAGGCCCGTCGTGAGCGCGTGCTCGCCGTCATCCGCGAGCGCTACCGCGCGCACGGCTTCGACGAGATCGAGACCCCCGTCATGGAGGACTACGACCGCCTGCACGCGGGCATCGGCGGCGACAACGAGAAGCTCTCCTTCAGCATCCTCAAGCGGGGGATGGATGCCGAGGCCATCCGCGCCGCGGCCGACGATCCCGCCGCACTGGCCGACCTGGGCCTCCGTTACGACCTCACCGTCCCGCTGGCTCGCTTCTACGCGACGAACCGCGCGCAGCTCCCGGCGGTGTTCCGCTCGATCCAGATGGCACCGGTCTGGCGGGCCGAGCGCCCGCAGAAGGGGCGCTACCGCCAGTTCCTCCAGTGCGACATCGACATCATCGGCGACGCCTCGGCGCGCGCCGAGGCGGAGCTGATGATCGCGAGCCTCGACGTGCTCGACGAGCTCGGGCTCGAGGGCGGATCGATCCGCGTCAACGACCGCCGCGTGCTCGACGCGATGCTCGACGTCTTCGGCTTCGTCCCCGACGATCGGCCCGGCGTGCTCATCACGATCGACAAGCTCGACAAGGTCGGCTCCTCGGGTGTCGTCGCCGAACTCCGGGACCGCGGCGCCGCCGCCGAGGCCGTCGATGCTCTCGCGGCCTACCTCGACCGGCCCGCGGCACCCCCGTCCTTCGACGACGCCGGGATCCGTGCGGCCTTGCCCGCCGGCATCCCGGACGAGGTCATCACCCACCTCGTGACGCTCGGCGAGACGGTCGCCGCCGCCCGCGGGGCGGACGCGCCGCTCGTCTTCGACCCGTTCCTCGTGCGTGGCATGGGGTACTACACCGGCACGATCTTCGAGCTCGCCCACCCGAGCGTCGACTACTCGCTCGGCGGCGGGGGCCGGTACGACGGGATGATCGGTCGCTTCCTCGGGCAGCAGGTGCCGGCCGTGGGCTTCTCGATCGGGTTCGAGCGGATCGTCGACCTGCTTCCCGACACCGATGCCGCCGGAGACCGCTCCGTCGTGCTCGTGCACGATCGCGACGTGCCGCTCGCCCAGCTCCTTGCGCTCAAGACGCACCTCGTCGCCGGTGGGGCGCGCGTGCGCGTCGAGCAGCGGCCGAAGAACATGAAAGCGCTGCTCGAGCGCTCCGCGGCCGACGGATACTCCTCGTTCGCCCCCGTCGGGGTCGACACGACGGTCGAGTCCCTGGAGCTGCGGCCGCTGAGCTGA
- a CDS encoding IS5 family transposase (programmed frameshift), whose protein sequence is MSRFVLLSDDQFVLIADLLPGPTGRKGRPFADARTMVEGIVYRYRTGIAWRDLPRTFGPWQTVWAWHRRLAADGTWDVVLDRLVSAADTAGAVDWSVSVDSTIARAHQHATNISRVTGASSNYTNPRLEPPDHGFGRSRGGLSTKIHQLVDGHGLPLVTLVTPGQAGDSPMLLPLLAELRVTRPVGRPRTRPDRVRGDKAYSSRAIRAHLRSRGIEAVIPEPRDQQGHRKRRGSRGGRPVSYNPVDYRNRNVIERGFCRVKQWRGLATRYDKLAIVYRAAVVLNAVIAWLRHLQDTP, encoded by the exons GTGTCGCGTTTCGTGTTGCTCTCGGATGATCAGTTCGTGTTGATCGCTGATCTTCTCCCTGGGCCTACGGGTAGGAAGGGGCGTCCGTTCGCGGACGCGCGGACGATGGTCGAGGGCATCGTTTACCGGTACCGGACCGGGATAGCCTGGCGGGATCTGCCGCGGACGTTCGGGCCGTGGCAGACGGTGTGGGCTTGGCATCGCCGTCTCGCGGCCGATGGCACCTGGGACGTCGTGCTCGACCGACTGGTCAGCGCTGCGGACACCGCTGGCGCGGTGGACTGGTCGGTGTCAGTGGACTCCACGATTGCGCGCGCCCACCAGCACGCGACGAACATCTCCCGGGTTACG GGGGCTTCGTCGAATTACACGAATCCGCGACTCGAGCCGCCTGACCACGGCTTCGGTCGCTCCCGCGGAGGCCTGTCCACGAAGATTCACCAGCTCGTCGACGGTCATGGACTGCCCTTGGTGACATTGGTCACCCCCGGACAAGCGGGCGACTCGCCGATGCTGCTGCCCCTGCTGGCCGAACTCCGCGTCACCCGGCCGGTCGGACGCCCGCGCACCCGACCCGATCGAGTGCGCGGCGACAAGGCGTACTCATCCCGAGCGATCCGCGCCCACCTTCGCAGCCGTGGCATCGAAGCAGTGATCCCGGAGCCCCGCGACCAGCAAGGCCACCGGAAACGGCGCGGATCCCGAGGCGGACGCCCCGTCTCCTACAACCCGGTCGACTACCGCAACCGCAACGTCATCGAACGCGGCTTCTGCCGAGTCAAACAATGGCGAGGCCTCGCTACCCGCTACGACAAGCTGGCAATCGTCTACCGCGCCGCGGTCGTCCTCAACGCCGTCATCGCCTGGCTACGCCATTTACAAGACACGCCCTAG
- a CDS encoding helix-turn-helix transcriptional regulator: MSRSDDARAEFAGFLRSRRARLRPADVGLPDGARRRVAGLRREEVAQLAGVGLTWYTWLEQGRPIAASAQVVAAIARALLLSDDERDHLFALADLPLPDREARQCVGQTHLDLLEKLLPYPAAVQTSRFDIRAYNRSYRYLFDDLDELPVERRNCAVLLFTDTAWQRAHVDLDHAQRRIAARLRAAYGRHHEEPAWQRFVAELEATSPRFAELWRLGDVGGERNAPKNLVHPRVGELHLEMSSLWIDEGLGSRVVWFAPRDDATAARLERLAAESPDEALISAVA; this comes from the coding sequence ATGAGTCGGTCCGACGACGCCCGCGCCGAGTTCGCGGGGTTCCTGCGCAGCCGCCGCGCGCGCCTGCGTCCCGCCGACGTCGGCCTTCCCGACGGGGCGCGCCGTCGCGTCGCGGGCCTGCGGCGCGAGGAGGTCGCGCAGCTCGCCGGTGTCGGACTCACCTGGTACACCTGGCTCGAGCAGGGGCGCCCGATCGCCGCGTCCGCGCAGGTGGTGGCCGCGATCGCCCGAGCGCTGCTGCTGAGCGACGACGAACGCGACCACCTGTTCGCCCTCGCCGACCTCCCCCTGCCCGATCGCGAGGCGCGGCAGTGCGTCGGGCAGACGCACCTCGACCTCCTCGAGAAGCTGTTGCCCTACCCGGCGGCGGTGCAGACCTCGCGTTTCGACATCCGCGCGTACAACCGCTCGTACCGCTACCTCTTCGACGACCTCGACGAGCTGCCCGTCGAACGCCGCAACTGCGCCGTGCTGCTGTTCACCGACACCGCGTGGCAGCGCGCCCACGTCGACCTGGATCACGCGCAGCGACGGATCGCCGCGCGCCTGCGCGCCGCCTACGGTCGGCACCACGAAGAACCGGCCTGGCAGCGTTTCGTCGCCGAGCTCGAAGCCACCTCGCCGCGCTTCGCGGAGCTGTGGCGACTGGGCGACGTCGGCGGGGAGCGCAACGCTCCCAAGAACCTCGTGCACCCCCGCGTCGGCGAGCTGCACCTCGAGATGTCGAGCCTGTGGATCGACGAGGGACTGGGCTCGCGCGTCGTCTGGTTCGCGCCGCGCGACGACGCGACCGCGGCCCGCCTGGAGCGGCTCGCGGCGGAGAGTCCGGACGAGGCGCTGATCAGCGCGGTCGCCTAG